One Agelaius phoeniceus isolate bAgePho1 chromosome 6, bAgePho1.hap1, whole genome shotgun sequence DNA window includes the following coding sequences:
- the MPEG1 gene encoding macrophage-expressed gene 1 protein, with protein sequence MGFGLGGASLTWALLAWVTGAEQPQELSSSLGFGVCRKTLNLSSLEVLPGGGWDNLRNLDMGRVINLGYSQCKTTEDGSYLIPDEIFTIPRKQSNLDINSEIIESWKDYQSITSASINLELSLFSSINGKFSSDFHRTKTHQVKDKAVTTRVQVRNLVYTAKIDPEAALDKAFKKQLLTIASHLENNQTQMADFLAEVLVLNYGTHTITSVDAGATLVQEDQIKATFLKDSWATRSTVTASAGVAFHSIVNVGTKESLDVSSGFTKQYLDNRTNSRVESIGGAPFYPGITLKTWQERIQNQLVALDRSGLPLYYFIKPSALPELPVPTVRRLARRVELAIRRYYTFNTAPGCTDPSSPNFNFHANTDDGSCEGTMANFTFGGVFQECVGLGGPDTGALCRALEQRNPLTGAFSCPAAYTPVLLGVQEREEGHSHLECHNKCTLGIFCHRECQDVFWLSRVQFSAYWCAASGPVPPNSGYLFGGLFSTHSANPITGAPSCPSGFFPLKLFGELRVCVSQDYEAGAEYAVPFGGFFSCQAGNPLAGQHRGTAEDAHTKGCPPGFSQHLALISDSCQVQFCVQAGLLTGGSLPPARLPPFTRPPANLPAVDTLLVRDGDSTWVRDGQSHVWRLARPEEAQHAADMVGGRGLSGGEVAGVTVAVLAGLATGLGTAWYGHRRYRARGYRELGTGDSPAPASPEHSTVLSVGEGYQQEMEGTVP encoded by the coding sequence ATGGGCTTTGGGCTCGGGGGGGCCTCgctcacctgggcactgctggcgtGGGTGACgggggctgagcagccccaggaacTCTCGTCctctttggggtttggggtgtgcaGAAAGACCTTGAATCTCTCAAGTCTGGAAGTTCTGCCGGGGGGTGGCTGGGATAACCTCAGGAATCTGGATATGGGCAGAGTCATCAACCTGGGCTACTCACAGTGCAAGACCACAGAAGATGGATCTTACCTCATCCCAGACGAGATCTTCACCATCCCCCGCAAGCAGAGCAACCTGGACATCAACtctgagatcatcgagtccTGGAAGGATTACCAGAGCATCACCTCTGCCTCCATCAACCTGGAGCTGTCCCTCTTCTCCTCCATCAACGGCAAATTCTCCAGCGACTTCCACCGCACCAAGACCCACCAGGTGAAAGACAAGGCTGTCACCACCCGGGTGCAAGTCAGGAACCTGGTTTACACGGCCAAGATCGACCCCGAGGCGGCCCTGGACAAAGCCTtcaagaagcagctgctgaccatCGCCAGCCACCTGGAGAACAACCAGACCCAGATGGCTGATTTCCTGGCCGAGGTGCTGGTGCTCAACTACGGCACCCACACCATCACCTCTGTGGATGCAGGAGCCACCCTGGTGCAGGAGGACCAGATCAAAGCTACCTTCCTGAAGGACAGCTGGGCCACACGGAGCACTGTCACCGCCTCAGCCGGTGTGGCCTTCCACAGTATTGTCAATGTGGGAACCAAGGAATCCCTGGACGTCAGCTCGGGCTTCACCAAGCAGTACCTGGACAACCGCACCAACTCCAGGGTGGAGAGCATCGGTGGGGCCCCCTTTTACCCAGGCATCACCCTGAAGACGTGGCAGGAGAGGATTCAAAACCAGCTGGTGGCCCTGGACCGCTCGGGGCTGCCCCTGTACTACTTCATCAAGCCGAGCGCGCTGCCGGAGCTGCCGGTGCCCACGGTGCGGAGGCTGGCCCGGCGCGTGGAGCTCGCCATCCGCCGCTACTACACTTTCAACACCGCCCCGGGCTGCACCGACCCCTCCTCGCCCAACTTCAACTTCCACGCCAACACTGATGACGGCTCCTGCGAGGGCACCATGGCCAACTTCACCTTCGGGGGAGTCTTCCAGGAGTGCGTGGGCCTGGGCGGTCCCGACACCGGCGCGCTGTGCCGGGCGCTGGAGCAGAGGAACCCCCTCACCGGGGCCTTCTCCTGCCCCGCCGCCTACACCCCGGTGCTGCTGGGCGtgcaggagagggaggagggtCACAGCCACCTGGAGTGCCACAACAAGTGCACCCTGGGCATCTTCTGCCACCGTGAGTGCCAGGACGTCTTCTGGCTCTCCCGGGTGCAGTTCAGCGCCTACTGGTGCGCCGCGAGCGGGCCGGTGCCTCCGAACTCGGGATACCTCTTTGGGGGGCTGTTCAGCACCCACAGCGCCAACCCCATCACCGGAGCCCCGTCCTGTCCCTCGGGCTTCTTCCCACTGAAGCTCTTTGGCGAGCTCAGAGTGTGCGTGAGCCAGGATTACGAGGCAGGGGCCGAGTATGCGGTGCCCTTCGGGGGCTTCTTCAGCTGCCAGGCCGGGAACCCCCTGGCCGGGCAGCACCGGGGCACGGCTGAGGACGCCCACACCAAGGGCTGTCCCCCGGGCTTCAGCCAGCACCTGGCACTCATCAGCGACAGCTGCCAGGTGCAGTTCTGCGTCCAGGCCGGGCTCCTCACCGGGGGCTcgctgccgcccgcccgccTTCCCCCCTTCACCCGGCCCCCCGCCAACCTGCCGGCCGTGGACACGCTGCTGGTGCGGGACGGGGACAGCACCTGGGTGAGGGACGGCCAGAGCCACGTGTGGCGGCTGGCACGGCCCGAGGAGGCGCAGCACGCGGCCGACATGGTCGGGGGCCGGGGGCTGTCAGGGGGAGAGGTGGCCGGAGTCACCGTGGCCGTGCTGGCCGGGCTGGCCACcggcctggggacagcctggtaCGGCCACCGGCGCTACAGGGCCAGGGGGTACCGcgagctgggcacaggggacagcccGGCCCCCGCCAGCCCCGAGCACAGCACGGTGCTGAGTGTGGGCGAGGGGTaccagcaggagatggaggggaCGGTGCCCTGA
- the DTX4 gene encoding E3 ubiquitin-protein ligase DTX4, with amino-acid sequence MLLASAVVVWEWLNEHGRWRPYSPAVSHHIEAVARAGPRAGGSVVLGQADSRLAPYIIDLQSMHQFRQDTGTIRPVRRSYYDPSSAPGKGVVWEWENDSGTWTPYDMDVGITIQRAYEKQHPWVDLSAIGFCYVIDFATMGQINRQTQRKRRVRRRLDMVYPLVSGTLPKSQSWPASPGAAAAPPVPACTCPQCLLVMSVKAAAAAAGPGTSTLQPRKAAPAKPPATPKPPVPAAGPKAPDGVAAVRGSLKPLAAQGGRRQAASTPALSSAGASGSPPGGVGSSKGSRASLGTLNRSHLQRLAIAQSRVLIASGVPTVPVKNLTGSSPVNPALAGITGILMSAAGLPVCLTRPPKLVLHPPPVSKSEIQSIPGISHSCRKTTKKQAKKGKTPEEVLKKYLQKVRHPPDEDCTICMERLSAPSGYKGPQPAIKPDLVGKLVKCSHVFHLHCLVAMYNNGNKDGSLQCPTCKTIYGVKTGTQPPGKMEYHIIPHALPGHADCKTIRIIYNIPPGVQGPEHPNPGKSFTARGFPRHCYLPDSEKGRKVLKLLLVAWDRRLIFAIGTSSTTGESDTVIWNEIHHKTEFGSNLTGHGYPDINYLDNVLAELAAQGITEESLAQEKD; translated from the exons GCCCGGCCGTCAGCCACCACATCGAGGCGGTGGCCCGCGCCgggccgcgggcgggcggcagCGTGGTGCTGGGCCAGGCCGACAGCCGCCTGGCGCCCTACATCATCGACCTGCAGTCCATGCACCAGTTCCGCCAGGACACCG GCACCATCCGGCCCGTCCGGCGCAGCTACTACGACCCGTCCTCGGCGCCGGGCAAGGGAGTGGTCTGGGAGTGGGAGAATGACAGCGGCACGTGGACGCCCTACGACATGGACGTGGGCATCACCATCCAGCGCGCCTACGAGAAGCAGCACCCCTGGGTGGACCTGAGCGCCATCGGCTTCTGCTACGTCATCGACTTCGCCACCATGGGCCAGATCAACCGGCAGACCCAGCGCAAGCGCCGCGTCCGCCGCCGCCTCGACATGGTCTACCCGCTGGTGTCGGGCACCCTGCCCAAGTCGCAGTCGTGGCCGGCCAgccccggggcggcggcggccccgccggTGCCCGCCTGCACGTGTCCCCAGTGCCTGCTGGTCATGAGCGTCaaagccgccgccgccgctgccggccccggcaCCTCCACGCTGCAGCCCCGCAAAGCCGCCCCCGCAAAGCCGCCGGCCACCCCCAAGCCCCCGGTGCCCGCGGCGGGGCCGAAGGCGCCGGACGGCGTGGCCGCGGTGCGCGGCTCGCTGAAGCCGctggcggcgcaggggggccgGCGGCAGGCGGCCAGCACGCCCGCCCTGAGCTCGGCCGGCGCCTCCGGCAGCCCCCCCGGCGGCGTGGGCAGCAGCAAAGGCTCCCGGGCCAGCCTCGGCACCCTGAACCGCAGCCACCTGCAGCGCCTGGCCATCGCCCAGTCCCGAGTGCTCATCGCCTCCGG GGTCCCCACCGTCCCTGTGAAGAACCTCACTGGCTCTAGCCCCGTCAACCCAGCACTGGCAG GGATCACGGGGATCCTCATGAGCGCGGCCGGGCTGCCCGTGTGCCTGACCCGGCCCCCCAAGCTGGTGCTGCACCCCCCGCCCGTCAGCAAGAGCGAGATCCAGTCCATCCCCGGCATCTCCCACTCCTGCCGCAAGACCACCAAGAAACAGGCCAAGAAGG GTAAAACCCCAGAGGAGGTGCTGAAGAAATACCTGCAGAAGGTGCGGCATCCGCCAGATGAG GACTGCACCATCTGCATGGAGCGCCTCTCTGCCCCCTCTGGCTACAAGGGGCCCCAGCCAGCCATCAAGCCTGACCTCGTGGGGAAGCTGGTCAAGTGCAGCCACGTCTTCCACCTCCACTGCCTGGTGGCCATGTACAACAACGGCAACAAG GATGGGAGTCTGCAGTGTCCCACCTGCAAAACCATCTATGGGGTGAAGACAGGGACGCAGCCTCCCGGGAAGATGGAATATCACATCATCCCCCACGCGCTGCCCGGCCACGCTGACTGCAAAACCATCCGCATCATCTACAACATCCCCCCGGGGGTGCAG GGACCAGAGCATCCAAAccctgggaagagcttcacGGCCCGTGGCTTCCCCCGGCACTGCTACCTGCCAGACAgtgagaagggcaggaag GTACTGAAGTTGCTGCTGGTGGCCTGGGACCGGCGCCTGATCTTCGCCATCGGGACCTCCAGCACGACGGGCGAGTCGGACACAGTGATCTGGAATGAGATCCACCACAAGACAGAGTTCGGCTCCAACCTCACTGGCCATGGCTACCCCGACATCAACTACCTGGACAAtgtcctggctgagctggcagcccagggcatcACTGAGGAGAGCCTGGCACAGGAGAAGGACTGA